One Rickettsia prowazekii str. Breinl genomic region harbors:
- the pld gene encoding phospholipase D, whose protein sequence is MKSKNNKFIAVSISFILGIALGIYVESTYYFTNIINSKSFSLSNAQINYYSISELSRSNVSTCFTPPAGCTKFIVQQIEKAEESIYMQAYGMSDSLITTALINAQMRGVKVRILLDRSNLKQKFSKLYELQQAKIDVGIDTVPGIAHNKVIIIDKKKVITGSFNFTVSADKRNAENVILIEDRKLAESYLQNWFSRKTTSNAVHF, encoded by the coding sequence ATGAAGAGCAAAAATAATAAATTTATAGCAGTATCTATCTCCTTTATTTTGGGAATCGCTTTAGGTATTTATGTAGAGAGTACTTATTATTTTACTAATATAATAAATAGCAAATCATTTTCTTTATCTAATGCACAAATAAACTATTATAGTATTTCAGAACTTTCAAGAAGTAATGTGAGTACATGTTTTACTCCACCTGCCGGTTGTACTAAATTTATAGTGCAGCAGATAGAGAAAGCTGAAGAATCTATTTATATGCAGGCATATGGTATGAGCGATTCATTAATTACTACTGCACTTATTAATGCACAGATGCGAGGAGTAAAAGTGAGAATATTACTCGATCGTAGTAATTTAAAGCAGAAATTTTCTAAATTATATGAATTACAACAAGCAAAAATTGATGTTGGCATAGATACGGTACCTGGCATTGCCCATAATAAAGTTATAATTATTGATAAAAAGAAAGTAATAACTGGTTCGTTTAATTTCACGGTTTCTGCTGATAAACGTAATGCTGAAAATGTAATTCTTATAGAAGATCGGAAATTAGCAGAGTCTTATTTACAAAATTGGTTCAGTCGGAAAACAACGAGTAATGCAGTACATTTTTAG
- a CDS encoding monovalent cation:proton antiporter-2 (CPA2) family protein, with the protein MNDHILINVIILLGTAVFIVAILKRFRLSPVLGYLIAGAAIGDHGLKIVTYDQTKLLGELGVVFLLFAIGLELSFERLKAMRRYVFGLGSLQVLTTAIVIAGAMVLIDGNSSAAIITGGGLALSSTALVMQVIDENRSQSTQIGRISLAILLLQDLAVVPLLVIVPLLASNNKASLAVALGIAFLKAVTALLTIFIVGRVLLRPVFSFISSESNNTSELPISMTLLIVLSAAWATETFGLSLALGAFVAGVLVAETEFRLQAEESIYPFKSLFLGLFFMTVGMNIDALEMYEKISHILTLSIALICIKTLIITAFCILFGFNKGVAFYSGLLLSQGGEFGFILFSLGKDSGVLEESTADILLLVVTFTMALTPLLAALGKKIAEKVDKGLGKTPTQMIELGARDLTNHIIIAGLGNTGKMVARVLEAEGISYVILDLDDDRVKEELSNGLPVFKGDVSQADTLKALGTERAFAIILTMNNQVTIKKSLKTISSNYQDIPVVVKLKNLKNAREFYDLGATTIIPESYETGLQIGGTVLKNIGISEQEINRIKVQFRLGNYIIAKKEDALSEVEDND; encoded by the coding sequence ATGAACGATCATATTCTTATTAACGTTATAATTTTACTCGGTACTGCAGTTTTTATAGTAGCTATACTTAAGCGTTTTAGGTTAAGCCCAGTACTTGGTTACTTAATTGCTGGAGCTGCAATAGGAGATCACGGTTTAAAAATTGTAACATATGACCAAACTAAGTTATTAGGTGAACTTGGTGTAGTGTTTTTATTATTTGCAATAGGACTTGAGTTATCTTTCGAGAGATTAAAAGCTATGAGACGATATGTATTTGGTCTTGGTAGTTTACAAGTTTTAACAACTGCTATAGTCATTGCTGGTGCGATGGTACTTATAGATGGTAATAGTAGTGCAGCTATTATTACCGGTGGTGGTCTTGCGCTTTCATCTACGGCGCTTGTTATGCAGGTTATTGACGAAAATCGTAGCCAGTCAACACAAATAGGAAGAATTTCTTTAGCTATCCTATTACTGCAAGATTTAGCTGTAGTGCCATTGCTTGTTATAGTACCGTTACTTGCCAGTAACAATAAAGCCTCCCTTGCAGTAGCGCTTGGCATTGCATTCTTAAAAGCCGTAACTGCCTTACTTACAATATTTATTGTTGGTCGTGTTCTACTTCGTCCTGTATTTTCATTTATTTCATCAGAAAGTAATAATACAAGTGAGCTACCTATTTCTATGACTTTGTTAATCGTACTTTCTGCTGCGTGGGCTACCGAAACATTTGGTTTATCTTTAGCTCTAGGCGCATTTGTTGCTGGAGTATTAGTTGCAGAAACCGAATTTAGATTGCAAGCAGAAGAAAGTATTTATCCTTTTAAAAGTTTGTTTTTAGGATTATTTTTCATGACGGTTGGTATGAATATTGATGCACTAGAAATGTATGAAAAAATATCTCATATTCTTACTTTATCTATTGCTTTAATATGTATAAAAACCTTAATCATAACAGCTTTTTGTATTTTATTCGGTTTTAATAAAGGAGTCGCTTTTTACTCAGGGTTATTATTATCGCAAGGAGGAGAGTTTGGTTTTATATTATTCAGTTTAGGCAAAGATAGTGGGGTATTGGAAGAAAGTACTGCCGATATATTATTACTTGTAGTTACTTTTACTATGGCACTTACTCCATTACTAGCAGCTTTAGGTAAAAAGATTGCTGAAAAAGTGGATAAAGGACTTGGTAAAACTCCGACTCAAATGATTGAGCTTGGAGCAAGAGATTTAACAAACCATATTATTATTGCTGGACTAGGAAATACTGGTAAAATGGTAGCAAGAGTTTTAGAAGCAGAAGGTATAAGTTATGTAATACTTGATTTAGATGATGATAGAGTTAAAGAAGAGTTATCAAACGGTCTACCAGTTTTTAAGGGTGATGTATCGCAAGCTGATACTTTAAAGGCTTTAGGTACTGAAAGAGCATTTGCTATAATACTTACTATGAATAATCAAGTCACTATCAAGAAATCTCTTAAAACAATTAGTAGTAATTATCAGGATATACCTGTAGTTGTTAAGTTAAAAAATTTAAAAAATGCTAGAGAATTTTATGATTTAGGTGCAACAACTATTATTCCAGAAAGTTATGAAACTGGATTACAAATAGGTGGCACAGTCCTAAAAAATATAGGTATTAGCGAGCAGGAAATTAATAGGATTAAAGTACAATTTAGGCTTGGTAATTATATAATAGCAAAAAAAGAGGATGCTTTATCTGAAGTTGAAGATAATGATTAA
- a CDS encoding penicillin-binding protein 1A, with the protein MYKSLFLCLKIFAVLILIGCSVTAYIIYHYSHDLPDYSQLARYYPPSVTRIYSRDGKLIEEYAFERRVFVPINNVPSSLIESFIAAEDKNFYTHPGIDLLGIVRAAFLNISNYLHNRRMEGASTITQQVVKNFLLTNEVSLERKIKEVIISYMISRIFTKHQILELYLNQTFFGRGAYGVAAAAQNYFNKSVEELTIAESAFIAALPKAPSELNPDKNYSRVKARRDYVIERMFEDGYITRDTMKEAIGSPIVLRKRAKEETVTADYYAEQVREEVIRMLNSKEEFYRGGLTIITSLDAKMQQLAENSLRKGLREFDRKSGFRKPIANIPLDNWQEELKKLPTPSSLLEYKLAVVLDVSDNHAKIGLIDGSKAKIPIVEMQWARSNLKSVKTLLKKGDVIVVEPIKDCYALRQIPEVNGAIMVMNPHTGQVLASVGGYDFSTSKFDRVTQALRQPGSLSKTFVYLAALENGVKPNQIFNDGPIEIIQGPGMPSWCPKNYEGQFLGDMTMRTGFEKSRNLITVRVATAVGLTKIVDIIKRFGINNEPKKVYSMVLGSIETTLSRITNAYAIIANGGKKVEPHFVELIQDRNGKIIYRRDNRECFSCNIADSDLDTAILEIPKEDIYRVTDEASNYQITSFLTGAIDSGTGYAARKLGKIIAGKTGTSNDSKDTWFIGFTPKIVVGSYVGYDTPKELGKKATGSNVVLPIFIDFMNHAYKDEPSLPFKVPDSIKLIAVDRITGKMIPNGTVIEAFKVNNIQMLENDYMIDNHDIFDYVPGMLDQSQEIY; encoded by the coding sequence ATGTACAAATCATTATTTTTATGTTTAAAGATTTTTGCCGTTCTTATTTTAATAGGTTGTTCTGTTACTGCTTATATCATATATCACTATTCACATGATTTACCTGATTACTCACAGCTTGCACGTTATTATCCTCCATCTGTAACTCGTATTTATTCTCGTGACGGTAAATTAATTGAGGAATATGCTTTTGAACGCCGAGTATTTGTACCTATTAATAATGTACCGAGTTCATTAATAGAAAGTTTTATTGCAGCTGAGGATAAGAATTTTTATACCCATCCAGGTATCGATTTGCTTGGCATAGTTAGAGCAGCATTTTTAAATATATCTAATTATTTACATAATAGGCGTATGGAAGGAGCGTCTACGATTACTCAGCAAGTGGTTAAAAATTTTTTGCTCACTAATGAGGTTTCTCTTGAACGTAAGATTAAAGAAGTTATCATATCTTATATGATTTCGCGAATATTTACTAAGCATCAAATTTTAGAATTATACCTTAATCAAACATTCTTTGGTCGTGGTGCATACGGTGTTGCGGCAGCTGCACAAAATTATTTTAATAAATCTGTAGAGGAACTTACCATTGCAGAATCAGCGTTTATTGCAGCACTGCCTAAAGCTCCTTCCGAACTTAATCCAGATAAAAACTACTCTAGAGTGAAAGCGCGTCGCGATTATGTAATAGAACGTATGTTTGAAGATGGTTATATCACAAGAGATACTATGAAAGAAGCTATAGGTAGCCCAATAGTTTTACGTAAACGAGCTAAAGAAGAAACTGTTACAGCAGACTATTATGCTGAACAGGTTCGAGAAGAAGTGATTAGGATGTTAAATAGTAAGGAAGAATTTTATAGAGGAGGTCTTACTATTATTACTTCTTTAGATGCAAAGATGCAGCAATTAGCTGAGAATTCTCTAAGAAAAGGTCTGAGAGAGTTTGATAGAAAAAGTGGTTTTAGAAAGCCTATCGCTAATATTCCTCTTGATAATTGGCAAGAGGAGCTAAAAAAACTACCTACTCCTTCTTCTCTTTTAGAATATAAATTAGCTGTAGTCTTAGATGTTTCAGATAATCATGCAAAGATTGGACTTATAGATGGTAGTAAAGCTAAGATACCTATTGTTGAAATGCAATGGGCAAGAAGCAATCTTAAATCAGTGAAGACCTTGCTTAAAAAAGGTGATGTGATAGTGGTTGAGCCTATAAAAGATTGCTATGCTTTGCGTCAGATCCCTGAGGTTAACGGAGCTATTATGGTTATGAATCCGCATACCGGCCAGGTACTTGCAAGTGTTGGCGGTTATGATTTTTCTACAAGTAAATTTGATAGGGTAACTCAAGCACTTCGTCAACCAGGTTCTTTGAGTAAAACATTTGTGTATCTCGCAGCTCTTGAAAACGGCGTTAAGCCTAATCAGATTTTTAACGATGGACCTATTGAGATTATTCAAGGTCCAGGGATGCCTAGTTGGTGTCCTAAAAATTATGAAGGTCAGTTTTTAGGTGACATGACTATGCGTACCGGTTTTGAAAAATCCCGTAATCTTATAACAGTAAGAGTAGCAACTGCTGTAGGGCTTACAAAAATAGTTGATATAATTAAGCGATTTGGTATTAATAATGAACCAAAAAAAGTTTATTCTATGGTACTTGGTTCAATTGAAACCACACTTAGCAGAATAACTAATGCTTATGCAATTATTGCTAATGGTGGTAAAAAAGTTGAGCCTCATTTTGTTGAATTAATTCAAGACCGTAACGGTAAAATTATTTATAGACGAGATAATAGAGAATGTTTTTCTTGTAATATTGCGGATAGTGATTTAGATACTGCAATATTAGAAATACCGAAAGAAGATATATATAGAGTTACCGATGAAGCTAGTAATTATCAAATTACTTCATTTTTAACAGGAGCAATAGATAGTGGTACTGGTTATGCTGCGAGGAAGCTTGGCAAAATTATTGCTGGGAAAACTGGTACTAGTAACGATAGTAAGGATACATGGTTTATAGGCTTTACGCCTAAGATAGTAGTCGGGAGTTATGTTGGGTACGATACACCGAAAGAACTTGGAAAAAAAGCAACAGGCTCAAACGTAGTATTGCCGATTTTTATTGATTTTATGAATCACGCTTATAAGGACGAACCGTCGCTACCTTTTAAAGTTCCGGACTCAATTAAGCTAATCGCTGTAGATAGAATAACAGGTAAAATGATACCCAACGGCACTGTTATAGAAGCATTTAAAGTAAATAATATTCAGATGCTTGAGAATGATTATATGATTGATAATCATGATATTTTTGATTATGTGCCTGGTATGTTAGATCAATCGCAGGAAATTTACTAG
- a CDS encoding Dps family protein, with product MQLVKALEQILADSYVLYFKTQNYHWNVEGAEFRSLHLLFEEQYKDLAESLDEIAERIRSLGTKVPIFSNLIKLASIDGTNPSATANEMLKSLIKDQDIIRETLYNGLKVAQEERDECTADMIIGRIKVHEKNRWMLKSSLLI from the coding sequence ATGCAATTAGTAAAAGCTTTAGAACAAATTTTAGCAGATAGTTATGTTTTATATTTCAAAACACAGAATTATCATTGGAATGTAGAAGGAGCAGAGTTTAGAAGTCTACATTTGCTATTTGAAGAGCAGTATAAAGATTTAGCTGAAAGCTTAGATGAAATTGCTGAAAGAATCAGAAGTTTAGGTACTAAAGTTCCAATATTCTCAAATTTAATAAAACTTGCATCTATAGATGGGACCAATCCAAGTGCAACAGCAAATGAAATGTTAAAAAGTTTAATAAAAGATCAAGATATTATTAGAGAGACATTATATAATGGGCTCAAAGTAGCGCAAGAAGAGCGTGATGAGTGTACAGCTGATATGATTATTGGACGCATTAAAGTGCATGAAAAGAATAGATGGATGTTGAAGAGTAGTTTACTTATTTAA
- the rsfS gene encoding ribosome silencing factor, whose protein sequence is MKKETEELKLFILECLIEKKAEDIEVIDLRGKNKLADYIIFASGRSTKNVGAIAEYVALALKNNACINSNIEGLGKSEWVLIDAGAILINIFYPEVREHFKLEEIWKR, encoded by the coding sequence ATGAAAAAAGAAACTGAAGAATTAAAATTATTTATTTTAGAATGTTTGATTGAGAAAAAAGCAGAAGATATTGAAGTAATTGATTTAAGAGGTAAAAATAAATTAGCCGATTATATTATATTTGCTAGCGGTCGTTCTACTAAAAATGTTGGAGCAATTGCTGAATATGTAGCTTTAGCATTAAAAAATAATGCCTGTATCAATAGTAATATTGAGGGACTTGGTAAATCAGAGTGGGTACTAATAGATGCAGGTGCTATTTTAATTAATATTTTTTATCCTGAAGTACGGGAGCATTTTAAGCTAGAAGAAATTTGGAAAAGATGA
- a CDS encoding phasin family protein, with product MLNNTQFLNLMKSYMKPEFYMSSIKNTTNLDLSSITNTIQKAMNIFFTTNKISTESMQSLFKKNSEIIQNNINTILNSTKEVINSKDFKQATEYHQKCVKSIYETSMDNAKELANIAYEASNKIFEAANKHITKNIHNASNNIHNTAEQVQKNFNNKSA from the coding sequence ATGTTAAATAATACACAATTTTTAAATTTGATGAAATCCTATATGAAACCAGAATTTTATATGAGTTCTATAAAAAATACCACTAATCTAGATCTTTCATCTATCACCAATACAATTCAAAAAGCCATGAATATTTTTTTTACCACTAACAAAATTTCTACAGAAAGTATGCAATCTTTGTTTAAGAAAAATTCCGAGATTATACAAAATAATATTAATACTATTTTAAATAGTACTAAAGAAGTAATAAATTCTAAAGATTTTAAACAAGCTACTGAATATCATCAAAAATGTGTAAAATCTATTTATGAAACATCTATGGACAATGCTAAGGAATTAGCAAATATTGCTTATGAAGCTTCAAATAAAATATTTGAAGCCGCAAATAAACATATTACCAAGAATATTCATAATGCTTCTAATAATATACATAATACTGCAGAACAAGTACAAAAAAACTTTAATAACAAATCTGCTTAA
- the dksA gene encoding RNA polymerase-binding protein DksA, whose protein sequence is MLETPKLPIGYKPSKDEEYMCPNHLEYFRQKLLRWKEDLLKESQETLNHLKEENLKESDLNDCATHETERAFELRSRNRYCKLMSKIEEALSRIKNGEYGYCEETGAPIGIKRLEARPIAALCIEAQERHENYERSHLDEPGN, encoded by the coding sequence ATGCTAGAAACACCTAAATTACCTATTGGATATAAACCTTCTAAAGATGAAGAATATATGTGTCCTAATCACCTGGAATATTTTAGACAAAAACTTTTAAGATGGAAAGAGGATTTATTAAAAGAATCTCAAGAAACTTTAAATCATTTAAAAGAAGAAAATTTAAAAGAATCAGATCTTAATGATTGTGCTACTCATGAAACAGAAAGAGCTTTTGAGTTGCGTAGTAGAAATAGATATTGTAAATTAATGAGTAAAATAGAAGAAGCATTGTCACGTATTAAAAATGGGGAATATGGTTATTGTGAAGAAACAGGTGCTCCAATAGGTATAAAAAGATTAGAAGCAAGGCCTATTGCGGCATTATGTATTGAAGCACAAGAGCGTCATGAAAATTATGAAAGAAGTCATTTAGATGAACCTGGAAATTAA
- the infA gene encoding translation initiation factor IF-1: protein MSKDDLIQFTGTVLELLPNATFRVKLENDHIIIAHTSGRMRKNRIRILLGDKVTVEMTPYDLTKGRVIHRH, encoded by the coding sequence ATGTCAAAAGATGATCTAATTCAGTTTACAGGAACAGTACTTGAACTTTTACCGAATGCTACTTTCAGAGTAAAGCTTGAGAATGATCATATAATTATTGCTCATACTTCCGGTAGGATGCGTAAAAATCGCATCAGAATATTACTAGGAGATAAAGTTACAGTAGAAATGACGCCTTATGATTTAACTAAAGGGCGTGTGATTCATCGTCACTAG
- the miaB gene encoding tRNA (N6-isopentenyl adenosine(37)-C2)-methylthiotransferase MiaB, whose product MSKKLYIKTYGCQMNVYDSVKIQDLLYPFGYESTEDIKEADIIILNTCHIREKAAEKTYSELGRIKKLQNTRKQEGLNPAIIVVAGCVAQAEGEEIFSRTPYVDIVVGPQSYYNLPELISKVVRHEKQLIDLDFVEEAKFDNLPEQLYPQGASSFISVQEGCDKFCTFCVVPYTRGAEFSRSVEQVYRESLKAVSNDAKEIILLGQNVNAYHGKGPKDQIFTLADLLKCLAQIPNLARLRYMTSHPIDMTDDLIKLHGTEPKLMPFLHLPVQSGSNKILKAMNRKHDRDYYFNIINRLREARSDIVLSSDFIVGFPGETEQDFEDTLDLVHRVKYGQCYSFKYSPRPGTPGAIRTDQIPEHIKSKRLTILQQELATQQLAFNQSCVGSTMRVLFDRDGKFEDQIIGKTPYMQSVYIHNPNKSLLGKIVDVIITKAALNSLTGEIL is encoded by the coding sequence ATGAGTAAAAAGCTTTATATTAAGACCTATGGATGTCAGATGAATGTTTATGATTCCGTTAAGATACAAGATTTACTTTATCCTTTCGGTTATGAATCTACGGAAGATATTAAAGAAGCTGATATTATTATTCTAAATACATGTCATATCAGAGAGAAAGCAGCTGAGAAAACTTATTCTGAACTTGGTCGTATTAAGAAACTACAAAATACGAGAAAGCAAGAAGGCTTAAATCCTGCAATAATAGTTGTAGCAGGTTGTGTTGCTCAGGCAGAGGGGGAAGAAATTTTTTCAAGAACTCCTTATGTGGATATTGTTGTTGGCCCACAATCTTATTATAATTTACCAGAATTAATCTCCAAAGTTGTTAGACATGAAAAACAATTAATCGATCTAGATTTCGTTGAAGAAGCAAAATTTGATAATTTACCGGAACAATTATATCCGCAAGGAGCTAGTAGCTTTATCTCTGTACAAGAGGGGTGTGATAAATTTTGTACTTTTTGTGTAGTACCTTATACAAGAGGTGCTGAATTTTCAAGAAGTGTAGAACAGGTTTACAGAGAATCATTAAAAGCAGTTAGCAACGATGCTAAAGAAATTATACTACTTGGACAAAATGTGAATGCTTATCACGGTAAAGGTCCTAAAGATCAAATATTTACTCTTGCCGATTTACTCAAATGTCTTGCACAAATTCCAAATTTAGCGAGATTGCGTTATATGACCTCACATCCTATAGATATGACAGATGATCTAATAAAACTGCACGGTACTGAGCCTAAATTAATGCCATTTTTACATCTACCTGTGCAATCAGGTTCAAATAAAATATTGAAAGCAATGAATCGAAAACACGATCGGGATTATTATTTTAATATAATTAATCGCTTAAGAGAAGCAAGATCCGATATAGTTTTATCTTCTGATTTTATTGTTGGGTTTCCTGGTGAGACAGAGCAAGATTTTGAGGATACTTTAGATTTAGTTCACAGAGTAAAATATGGTCAATGCTATTCATTTAAGTATAGCCCACGTCCAGGTACACCTGGTGCAATCAGAACTGACCAAATACCTGAACACATAAAATCCAAAAGATTAACTATATTGCAACAAGAACTCGCAACTCAGCAACTAGCTTTTAATCAAAGTTGTGTTGGTAGTACCATGAGAGTACTATTCGATCGTGATGGTAAATTTGAGGATCAAATAATAGGCAAAACTCCGTACATGCAGTCCGTATATATCCATAATCCTAATAAATCTCTACTTGGTAAAATAGTCGATGTAATCATTACTAAGGCTGCGCTTAATAGTTTAACCGGCGAAATATTATAA
- a CDS encoding BolA/IbaG family iron-sulfur metabolism protein: MAISAEELEKILKKSFPSSVIKITDLVGDQDHYALEISDAQFNGLSLINQHKLVKNALSEILNKKLHSISIKTISIP, encoded by the coding sequence ATGGCAATATCTGCAGAAGAGTTAGAAAAAATACTTAAAAAATCTTTTCCAAGTAGTGTAATAAAAATTACTGATTTAGTAGGAGATCAAGACCATTATGCTTTAGAAATATCAGATGCTCAATTTAATGGACTTTCTTTAATTAATCAACATAAATTAGTAAAAAATGCCTTATCTGAAATATTAAATAAAAAACTACATTCAATCAGCATAAAAACTATTTCAATACCTTAA
- a CDS encoding nucleoside triphosphate pyrophosphatase has protein sequence MKQHIKNLPIILASGSLARVELLDRIKIIPTQIIPAYIDETPNLRELPAPLAIRLAYEKAIKVASQIETSSIIIAADTVTAVGRRILPKATTYEEVKHCIKMVSGRRHRVYTGLCIIKKENNQLTFRQKIVQTIIKFKKLSDEEINFYSSLDEGIDKAGGCKISGYAEAFVSFISGSYSNIMGLPLFETVNALTSLGFRYSNNTPNVYKDPSTNHLSKPSIS, from the coding sequence ATGAAGCAGCATATAAAAAACCTACCAATCATATTAGCATCAGGCTCTCTTGCAAGAGTTGAGCTATTAGACAGAATCAAAATTATTCCTACACAAATTATTCCTGCATATATAGACGAAACACCTAATTTGCGTGAATTACCTGCTCCCTTAGCAATAAGACTTGCTTACGAAAAAGCTATTAAAGTTGCATCGCAAATAGAGACATCATCTATAATTATAGCTGCTGATACAGTAACTGCAGTAGGTAGAAGAATATTACCAAAAGCTACTACTTATGAAGAGGTCAAGCATTGTATTAAGATGGTATCTGGGCGCCGTCATCGTGTCTATACAGGTTTATGTATTATCAAAAAAGAGAACAACCAGCTTACATTTAGACAAAAAATAGTTCAGACTATTATTAAGTTTAAAAAATTAAGTGATGAGGAGATTAATTTTTATTCTTCTTTAGATGAAGGAATAGATAAAGCAGGCGGGTGCAAAATTTCTGGTTATGCAGAAGCGTTCGTTTCATTTATTTCTGGCTCATATTCAAACATTATGGGGTTACCTTTATTTGAAACTGTAAACGCTCTAACTTCTTTAGGTTTTAGATATTCAAACAATACCCCAAACGTGTATAAGGATCCAAGTACAAACCATTTGAGTAAGCCAAGTATATCATAG
- the atpH gene encoding ATP synthase F1 subunit delta, producing the protein MNKDNLIQNYAVALFNNALLDNIQVKICEEITLLNSIIEDSFEIKKFLFSPLVNKIDKINVFNSLVKTTNFNKIVNNFLLLLIKNSRTHILSNIVEVYNKLLYESRNIKIVHVISTNELQPKEQEWIQSRIEKELQHKTELFFDIDNTIIGGIVIKYDNVLRDYSIKGSLEKIAKCLKNVKIC; encoded by the coding sequence ATGAATAAAGATAATTTAATTCAAAATTATGCTGTAGCATTATTTAATAATGCTTTGCTTGATAATATTCAGGTTAAGATTTGTGAAGAAATTACTTTACTGAATAGTATTATTGAGGATAGTTTTGAGATTAAAAAATTCTTATTTTCACCTCTAGTTAATAAGATTGATAAAATCAATGTTTTTAATTCGTTAGTAAAAACTACTAATTTTAACAAAATAGTGAATAATTTTTTATTATTGTTGATAAAAAATTCTCGTACGCATATCTTATCAAATATAGTAGAAGTTTACAACAAGCTATTATATGAAAGTAGAAATATAAAAATAGTGCATGTTATTTCTACAAATGAATTACAACCTAAAGAACAAGAGTGGATTCAGTCTCGAATAGAAAAAGAATTACAGCACAAAACAGAACTATTCTTTGATATAGATAACACTATTATCGGCGGCATTGTAATTAAATATGATAATGTGTTGCGAGATTATTCAATAAAAGGTAGTTTAGAGAAAATAGCTAAGTGTTTGAAGAATGTTAAGATTTGTTAA
- a CDS encoding SH3 domain-containing protein: MIKISIILIIIILSTTINANNKKLPIPRFVSIKSNEVNARRGPTTKSAVEWVFIKKGEPVEITAEYEQWRQVRDINGECGWIHSSVLSAKRSVIIASDKEIELTKSADPKSRVIAKLMPKVRCSLKKCKEEFCQVTCKDYKGWISKKAIWGVYHHNDRY, encoded by the coding sequence ATGATTAAAATTTCAATTATTTTAATTATAATAATATTATCAACAACAATTAACGCAAATAATAAAAAATTGCCTATCCCAAGATTTGTTTCAATAAAATCTAATGAAGTAAATGCAAGGCGTGGTCCAACTACTAAGTCTGCTGTAGAATGGGTTTTTATTAAAAAAGGTGAACCTGTAGAAATTACTGCAGAGTATGAGCAATGGCGACAAGTCCGTGACATTAATGGTGAATGTGGTTGGATACATTCAAGTGTTTTATCAGCTAAAAGATCAGTGATTATTGCCTCTGATAAAGAAATAGAGCTTACTAAATCAGCCGATCCTAAAAGCAGAGTTATAGCAAAATTAATGCCCAAGGTGCGCTGCAGTTTAAAAAAATGCAAAGAAGAATTCTGCCAAGTTACATGTAAAGATTATAAAGGATGGATCTCAAAGAAAGCAATTTGGGGAGTATATCATCATAATGATAGATATTAA